TTGCAGCACCCGTCGTCTGGACACGAAAAATCCTCCGAAAGGAAAAACTTCGGGCGGTCATCGTCAACAGCGGGAATGCCAATGCCTGCACAGGCCGACGCGGGAAGGACGACACAACGGCCATGGCGGCGGAGACGGCACGCTGTTTCAACCTCTGCGCGCAGGATATCGCCGTCGCTTCAACCGGCGTAATCGGGCAGCCCCTGCCGATGGAAAAGATCCTTCCTGCAATCCCGCTCGTGGCAGCAAAACTTTCCGGGCGGGGAAACGCACAAGCCGCCCGGGCCATCCTGACGACCGATACCTTCCCCAAATCGAAGGCGGTTGAAATCCGGGAAAAGACCGGCCGCTTCAGGATCGGGGGGATTGCCAAAGGTTCCGGAATGATTCACCCCGACATGGCCACCATGCTCGCATTTTTTACAACCGACGCAGCGATTGCTCCCGCCCTGCTGAAGAAGGCGCTCCGTACTGCGGTGGACCGATCCTTTCACCGGATCACCGTCGATGGGGACACGAGCACCAACGACACGGTTCTGATCCTGGCAAACGGCGCATCCGGAATCCGGATTGAGGAAGGAGAACTAATCTCCTCCGGTTTTCAGAAAGCACTGAACGGGATCTGTCTCGAACTGGCACAGGAGATCGTCAAAGACGGGGAAGGCGCAACAAAGTTCATCACCCTTCGGGTGATCCACGGAAGAAAAACGCAGGAGTGCCTGAAAATAGCCAAGGCCATCGCCACCTCCAGCCTTGTCAAGACGGCCCTGTTCGGGGAAGATGCCAACTGGGGCAGGATCTTGTCGTCCGCCGGGACGGCCGGCGTTCCTTTTCGACCGGAATCGGTCGACATCTATTTCGGCGATATCCAGATCGTGAAAGGGGGCTGCCCTTCCGGGGCGGCAGAGGAAAAAGAAGCCGCACGGCTCCTCAAGAAAAGGAAGATTCAGATTACCGTCGACCTGAATCTCGGCACAGCCGAAACCGAGGTCTATACCTCGGACCTGAGCTATGACTATGTCCGGATCAATGCCGAGTACCGCTCCTGAAAGTCATTCTTTCCACAAACCGGCTACCGCGATCCACTCTTTCCCTTCTCCTCATTGTAAAATCGTTGATACAGGATATCCCATTCGCTGCTCCCCTCCGGGATATCCCTTCGATAGGATGCAATTTTTTTCCGGACACGGTCATCGAGTTCATCTTCTTTGCTCAGTTCGCCGAGAAAGACCGTTTTAATCTTCCGGCGCAGCGCCGGTTCCTCAAGCTCGGAGACAAAGAGGAACCCCTTGTTGAGAAGCTGATCGAGAATCAGATGCGAAAGATGGGAGATCCGTTCTTCACTTAACCGCACAAGAACCTCCAAAAGGGGTCAAGTCTGCTCTTGACTTTTCTTGCACCACACCGGCCCTCTTACAGGATAAAACCCTTTTCCTTGACCAACTTTTTCTTGATCATCAGAAACATCCTGTGGGGGTCCACACTTCCCCGATCGATCTCCCGGGCATATTGATCCATGATTCGGTCACATTCGTCGTTAATCCGCCGTTCTTCCGCCATGTTGCGAGAGAGGACGGCAATGATCTCCTGAACGATTTCCTCCTTCGTCCGGTGAAGATCAACTTCTTCGCTATCAAAGGTATTGGTAA
The Deltaproteobacteria bacterium genome window above contains:
- the argJ gene encoding bifunctional glutamate N-acetyltransferase/amino-acid acetyltransferase ArgJ, with amino-acid sequence MTATIRSITGGVTAPAGFQAAGLACGIKKDNTPDLALLFSDRDAAAAGVFTRNRVVAAPVVWTRKILRKEKLRAVIVNSGNANACTGRRGKDDTTAMAAETARCFNLCAQDIAVASTGVIGQPLPMEKILPAIPLVAAKLSGRGNAQAARAILTTDTFPKSKAVEIREKTGRFRIGGIAKGSGMIHPDMATMLAFFTTDAAIAPALLKKALRTAVDRSFHRITVDGDTSTNDTVLILANGASGIRIEEGELISSGFQKALNGICLELAQEIVKDGEGATKFITLRVIHGRKTQECLKIAKAIATSSLVKTALFGEDANWGRILSSAGTAGVPFRPESVDIYFGDIQIVKGGCPSGAAEEKEAARLLKKRKIQITVDLNLGTAETEVYTSDLSYDYVRINAEYRS
- a CDS encoding DUF507 family protein — encoded protein: MRLSEERISHLSHLILDQLLNKGFLFVSELEEPALRRKIKTVFLGELSKEDELDDRVRKKIASYRRDIPEGSSEWDILYQRFYNEEKGKSGSR
- a CDS encoding DUF507 family protein produces the protein MLTDGQIQRIAERITNTFDSEEVDLHRTKEEIVQEIIAVLSRNMAEERRINDECDRIMDQYAREIDRGSVDPHRMFLMIKKKLVKEKGFIL